The Mucilaginibacter rubeus genomic interval GAGTATGCGATTGCTTCGTCGTGCCTCCTCGCAATGACACATATTTCCATTATCGTAATATACAGTTAAGGCAACCCCAGCACCTCAACATCCGTAACCAACAATAAAGCCAGTGATAAATCTGGCTTTATTGTTAACACCCCTTGAAGCAGATTCTCAAAAGCATAGGCTTAATACTTAACCACCAGGAGAAGGCAAAATTCATCAGGCTTATCATTGCTGATATTGTTGTGGCCCTGTTGGACGTTGCTTTTTTAGGTTTGTTGTTGCTTATTGTTAATTTTTATACTCAGAATACAGTGCATAACCAGGCTTTTCTGCCGGCTTTCATTGCCGATAACCGGTCGTTGTGGCTTATCGGTATTTTCCTGGTATTGTTTGCTCTGAAAAATTGTATCGGGTTTTTCGCTCAAAATGCCCAGCACCATTTTTTTTATGATGTGGCTTCCCGGTTATCTGAAAGAAACATCCGGAATTACCTTGATGATGATTATAACGCATACGTGCATATAGATTCATCTATTCATACCCGGCGTATCAGCCAGCAACCTATTGAGTTTAGCCATTACATTCTAACCAATTTGCAGCAGATCATCTCCCAATCGGTATTGATTGTTTTTACCGTTGGAGCAATTATGCTGTATCATCCAGCTTTGTTTGTGTTGCTGTTTGTGTTGTTGCTGCCGCCTGTTGGCGTTTTAGGTTGGTTCATAAAAACCAAATTAAGAACCATCCGCGGGCAGATCAAAACCGTAAGCGAAAAAACGCTTCAGCATTTAAATGAATCGTTGGCGGGTTATGTTGAAAGTAATATTTACCAAAAAAATGGCTTTTTTAGTCGCAGGTTTTTTAGCTATCAGCAGCAGTTAAACCAAAATATAGCCTCGCAGCAAACCTGGCAAAATCTGCCTTTGCGGTTAATGGAGGTGTTTGCTGTGCTGGGTTTTTTTATCCTCATCGCTGTAAATAAACTAATGGGCGATACAGAAGTAGTCAGTATCCTCACTATCGGCATTTTCGTGGCTGCTGCATATAAGATCATTCCTGGTACAGTCAAGATACTGAACAGCAGTGGACAAATGAAGACCTATGAGTTTATTTTAGCCGACCTCGTTGTTGAAGAAAGCAACAAGATACAAATTAGCGAGACTATTGACGAACGCATCAGCTCATTGAAATTTGAAAAAGTAAGTTTCAGTTATCCGGAAAAGCCGGTTTTAAATGAGGTTTACTTTGAGATGGCTCCCGGCGATATTATGGGGATTTCGGGCAATTCGGGTAGGGGGAAAACAACCATCATTAATTTGTTAACCGGCTTTTTAGAACTGACGGCGGGGGGTATTTATATTAATGATAAAATTACCGCTGCCACTACGCGCAGGTTATACCGTAAAAATATTTCGTTGGTAAAGCAGCAGCCCTTCTTTATTTATGATACTATCGCTAAGAATGTTGTACTCGATGATGCAGCGATCGATGAGGAAAGGCTTGCCGAAGTATTAGCATTTTGCGGCTTAAATAGACTAATTGCCGGTTATCCCGAAGGTATAGAAAAGATCATTACCGAAAACGGCAAAAATATCAGCGGCGGTCAACGCCAAAGGATTATGCTGGCGAGGGCACTTTATCATAATTGCGATCTGTTGATATTGGATGAACCTTTCAGCGAGATGGATGCCGATGCTGAAAATGAAATGCTGGCTAAACTGCAACAATTGGCCCTGCAGGGTACCATGATTATCCTGATCACACATAACAAAGCCAGTTTGGGGATTTGTAATAAGATGATATCTTTCTAAGGTTTTTTTTCATGTCATTGCGAGGAGAAACGACGAAGCAATCTCGTAGCTATGCAGGGCGGCTATGCTTCTGTACGGTTGCCACGCTTCGCTCGCAATGACATAATTTTGTCGCCCTTCGTCTTGCGCACGTTTGTAACGTGTGCTTAATATGGTTTCGCGATTGTATCGCTTGTGATTTACGTTACAAACGTAAACCCAGGTTAAGCGCTCGTTGCAAACGAGCGCAAGGTTTTTGAAGCAAGAATTGATATTATACCAGTCCCTCTGCTATCTCCTCAATCTGCTCTGCAATAGCTTCAAATGATAGATTTCGCTTGTAGTATTCCATTGATAACCTTCGCTTTTCTGCCACATTCATACAGGCTGTTTGCTGGAGCACGGCAAGTAACGCGGCTTCGTTTCCCGGCTCGTATAATACCCCGCATTCGCCGTTATTTGTGATCATCCTGAACGAGAGGATATCGGTAACCAGCGGCACACATCCGCATGACATGGCTTCGCAAATAGCGGTTCCGCTGCCTTCATAGTGTGATCCGGAGATGATAAAATCGACACTGTTATACCAATATAACAGATCGGCGTGGGGTACTTTGCCTATTAGTTCTATGGCTTCTTTATTTAAGGAAGCGTTGATCAATTCGTTGATTTCAGGAAGCAGCTCTTCCGTATGATAGATCATATACAGTTTTACTCCGGGAGAGCCCTGGGAAAATTTTAAAAAGGCTCTCACTACGTTAAGTGGATCTTTATTATCATTTAAACGGCCTACCCATAAAAATACCGGGGCGTTTTTAGTGTTGGTTTGAGATTCGGCTTTCGGGCGGTCAATCGGAAAAAATACAGAAGATACTTCCATCACCTCGTGTATTTTTTCTGGTGATTTGAGGTTGCCTGCTGCTACCCATTCCAAGCCCATATCATGCGAAGCAAACAGGTAGGCATGGGCATATTTATCCGCCAGTTTTTGCAGCCATTTTTTGATCCCGCCGGGAAATGGTTTTTCGGCATGGTTTTGAACAATGATAGGGATATGTTTATCCAGCATTAACCCAAGCTGGATCAGTTGTACCGGCTGATGCAGGCCGTGAAATATCACGATATCCGGGTTTAAGCTTTTAACATAAAGGTTAAGCCGGAAGTTAAAACGAAGCTTTTTTTTGCTGAAGTTTACGAAATGGTAGGCGATGTTATTATGATTAACAATCCCTTCATAATTGATCTGTTTTACGTTGATCACCTCATGCCGTTTGCTTAGCTGGTCCATAAGACCGGTATAACCCAGTGTTCGGACAAACCAGGCTTCAGGATCATCAAAATCGGGCGAGTAGTTGTAACTGACAAAAACGTATCTCATTAAAATAAACCCTCAATACTGGTATAATTGCTGTTTTGAAATTGCAGGAAACCCACGTGGTACAATGATTCGGGATTTGGCTTCAATACTTTGTTATTAATCACCCGGCCAATCATGAGCATATGATAGCCCATTTTTTTATGCTCAAATACTTCTATCTCTTTATATCCGCCCGAACACGCAGGTACAGGAAAACCGAAAACTTCGCTTTTAACGGTATCAAATGGTAACTGGTCAACCGGCGTTGGAGCTGTGCTTGAATGTTTGCCCAGGTTATAAACCGAATTGATGTCGACTGTATCCGTGTCACATACCACAACTTTGCCGGCGTTCAGGATTTTATCCAGTGTAATATTGGTTGTGCGTAGTCCTAATAAGTAAATACCCTCTTCCTCAATATAGCCGTGAATATCCATCGGGAAAACGTTGCAATATTCATCATCGGCGTAGGAAACAATGATGATGCTGCGTGGATAGGAGTACAGGGCACTAACTACTTTGCGACTATCATAGGTGTTCTTTTTCGACCGTAGGAAATACCTGAAAAGCATCTCACGTTTCAGCGCATTAAGCTGGTGGTTTCTGACGCTTTCTATCCTGAACAAAAGCAGGCTTCCTTTTCCGGTATTTATAGTTTCTATCAACGATACATTGATAGAAGCGCCCAACATGCCGTTGGTTTTAAATTCAATGATAGCGTTTGCTGCGTTTAAGTCCGCCGCCTCATGGGCGGGTAGCCAGGCCGCCATACAAAACGGATCGAGGCAGATCATGCTGTTGTTGCGGGTGATATCGAGATTTTTACCTGCAACGTTCAAAAAAACCTTCTCCCTGATCTGGCTTTGCTGCAGGCGGGTTATGTAGAAAGTTTTTATAGGACTTCCGTTAAACAGAAGTTTTCTGATCGGTTGAGTTATCATATCAAACACTTAAAAAATATCTATATCGGCAAAAGCGAACGCCATTTTATCAAGCGGCATCCTTGCGCCAAGGTCTTTAACAATTACAGGGAATGATGGGATTGGATCGGCATAGCGTTTCAGAAAGGCATTCAGCGCAGATCGCTTATCGACCTGGAACTGTAATTTTCGCAATCCCAGCCGCCTGGCTATTTTCTTAAGCCGGGGGATTATATCGCGCAGGTCGTTAGTTGCAATATTGATATCGCCAATGACCATTCCGTCAGCAATCCTGAACCATATCGAAGTATCGCCTGTTTTAATAGTAAAGCTTTCGGTATATGTTTTATGGCTGAGGTAATGGCCATCCCTGTGCAGGCCGTGGAAACCTTCGTTAAGCAGTGTGCTTGGTACTCCGCATTGTAAGGACGCATGCTGCTTAATTACTTTTTTCACGTACCACCAATATACACCTTTTAAAGCCGGGAACTTATTGGCCAATCTTTCCAGCGGGAGGGCTTTAACCGGGATAATAAAACATTCCATTTGGGCGGATACCTGCCAGTCGAGCTTGTTTATAAAGCCCGGCAGGGAGTTTTGATTGGGAAAGCCAAACAGGGTCCGGACATCTTCCTGATAACAAAGTTCATAAGTAAGCTCGGCCAGTTTAATGAACAGCCCTTTGCCGCGGTGATCGGGATGGGTCATGGTATCTGCCGATTGGGCAGCCAAAACAGGTTGCCCATCGCAGTTTATAAAGCAAGGGATCACACCATAAAACGCTGCGGGCACATCGCCGGCATAGGCCAGGTAGCCCGTATACATGACGCCGGTAAATGCAGTATTATACTTTCGGGCGAAGAAATCAGACGGCAATGCTTTGCCATAAACTGCTTTATGCAGACTGGTCATGTCGGCAAGCCGATCTTCGGTTAAACGCTCTATCCTGTACCCGTTGCTATGCATAGCTCCCCCTTATTATGGCGTTTAACTGGTTGGCAGTGGATATGAACGGGTTTACGGTAAAGCGTTCGCGTAAGGTGTTATCCTGCCCATCTCCCGTATTAATAAAATCAGTTGCAAGCAATTGGGTATAACCGGCTGCTTTGGCATCTTTTAAAACCAGCTCATTGTATGAGCCATAAGGGAACGCGAAGCTATTGATCTGCTTGCCGGTCAGGTTTTCAAGATATTGCCTGCACATAGTCATCTCGCTTGTCGCGCTTGTTGAAGAGATGCGCGCAAGGTCATTATGGTAATAGCCATGCGCCCCGATGCTTACATAAGCCGAAGCAGACATGGTTTTAATTTGTGCCGGAGTCATCTGCAGCCAATAATCATCATCCTGCCGGTTTGCTTTAAAACCTGTAAGCTGCTCAAGAAAACTCATGAGTGCTGCTTTTTCGTTGAACCCGGTCGATCTCAGCTTGTCGGCATAAAGGGCGCCGTTTTCATCAACATATTTGTTGTTCCGGTTTTTACGATAGGTTTGATCTTTATACGTGAACTTTTCGGGGCCGTAATATCCGGCAATGCTCAACATATCGTTCCATAAAATATCAAAACCTGCATCGCGGATGGCTGTAACAAAAAAGGTAGCCGGTATACGATACTTGGTCAGTAGGGGCAGAACGTAATGGTAGTTGTTGGCCAGCCCGTCATCAAAAGTTAGGCAGATGTTAAATTTCTCATCACTGAAATTCCCTGCATAATAATCATCAAGCGAAACCACGTTGAAGTACTTTTTATAGTACTGCAGGTGTTCTTCAAACCTTTCGCAGGTCAGGAACAGGGTGTTGAATTTATGCGGATCGCCTTTACAAACATTGTGGTAAAGGATAATGCGACTTCCGCGGGCATTTTGATAAAGCTCCTTATCCAGCCCCAAAACATGGCGTGCATCGCCGCTTAAATAAGCTGCTTTGCGTTTTGATCTCGACCATATTTTCTGAATGATGCTCATGCGGCGGGTTGGATGGGATAGGGTACGGGAAATCCGGCGTCGGGTTTGTAGCGTTTTATTTCGGCGATTAGCCCGTGGATATCGCCCTGTATATATTTGAAACTATTGCCGGTTAATATCTTATTATAACTCTGGGTGATGATGCCTGTAAGCTGATGATAAAGCGATTCATCGAATAAAAGGATCTCGCCTTTGTGCATTACCAATAAAATATCATCAGGAGTAACATCATAAAATGCCTGCAGACTTGGCTTTCCGTTTGATTTGGCTATAACGATATCGGCATCAAGCCCGGCAATAAAGCTGCCGGTGTTTAACTGCCAGATTTTGGCCGGTAACGATGTTAGGGAATGATACAGCTCATGATCGGTAAGCATTTGCGTTTTGCGCGCAAGGCGGATATGATGCCAGATATCCCAATGGCCGGTCAGCGTACTATCTGTACCAAATAAAATACCTGTTTTTGCCTTCAACTCATGAATGGCTGCTGTTTTATCAAACAGGAAATAGTTGGATTCGGGACACCATACCAATGCCTTAAAGTGTTTGGCCTGCCTGGTACCCATAGCAACCCCATGAACGCCAACCAGCTTGCGCCTGAATAGGTTCCATTTAATAAGCTGATCAATCTCTGTATGTGCTGCTGTGTTGGAGCCTTCTCCCGAATGGATCACTACGGGCAAGCCTATTTTAAGCGGGTTATTGAGCCGTTTTTTCCAGTTTTTTTCAAACAGAACCGAGTGGATGCTTTGGCAGTTTTCAAACACGGTGATCAGCGGATCGTTTATGATAGTTTTTTCGCCGTGGTTTACAACAGTTGTTACACCGCAGAGCAGGTTTTTATAAATACCCCATTGCTCACGCAAGGCAACAGGAATTTTCAATACAGATGCAATTTCATCAGCATACGCCCGATGGATATGTTTGCCCCATTCAGTGTAGCTTTCATAAGTTTGATTGCCTAACTGGGGGAAAAGGTTAAAATCAAGATGGTCATGTGAATTGATCAATCCCGGAAAAGCGATGGCACCAACAAAGGTAAGCTGTTCGCGATCATTGGCAATGGCAGGGGCAACCTGTACAATTTTACCCTCGCTTATGCTTATGCTCACAGCAATATCGTTTCCCGGTATCGTCACATTATTCAGTACCATCTGTTCTTCTTAAATGCAATCCATAAATAATGGGGAAGCCTTTATATCGGTCGTAAACATGAAGCGCGTTTTTATCGGCATAATAATGCTTCATGCTTTCGTCTATTTTAATTTCTTGTTCGGCAACCAGTTTAAAGTTGTTGTTCAATAGTAAATCTTTAATAGTATTTACCGGGTGCACGTAATTTTCAACCGCTATAAAACTGTCGCCATGTTTAAATGTACGCTTGCCGCCGTTGGCCAGCGTGTGCGGGTGAAAATCGGTGATAATGATATCGCCATTAGGTTTCAGGATCCGCATCCAGGCTTGCAGGGCGGCCTCTATATTTTTAATATGGGCAACTGTAAGCGTTGAAACTATGGTGTCAAAACCACCCGATGGCATATCGCCAAACAGGTCATCGGTAATGCGGTAAATATTAGCCGAAGGGAATTTTTGCTGTAAACGGGCCAGCATCCCACCGGAGGTATCAAAACCTGTTAGCTTTTTGGGGCTTAAGGCAAACAGCTTTTCCCAGTGCCTGCCGGTGCCGCAGCCTATGTCTGCAACATTTTTACCGGTAATAATTGCATCAGTTACCAACCGCGGAAACAATATTTCATCCAGGTCAAGCATCAGATTGCCAGGCTGCTGGTCATAGTTTTCTGCCCAGATGTCATAGGCATCAACTGAATTTTTCTCCAGAATATTTGGTGGGAAAAAGCGCTGCTTGATATAATTCTTTACAGTTTGGATCACAGTACAGGGGTATTTGATTAACAACCTTATATCAACAAATACGGCTGCTAAATAATAATGGTT includes:
- a CDS encoding ATP-binding cassette domain-containing protein; the protein is MKQILKSIGLILNHQEKAKFIRLIIADIVVALLDVAFLGLLLLIVNFYTQNTVHNQAFLPAFIADNRSLWLIGIFLVLFALKNCIGFFAQNAQHHFFYDVASRLSERNIRNYLDDDYNAYVHIDSSIHTRRISQQPIEFSHYILTNLQQIISQSVLIVFTVGAIMLYHPALFVLLFVLLLPPVGVLGWFIKTKLRTIRGQIKTVSEKTLQHLNESLAGYVESNIYQKNGFFSRRFFSYQQQLNQNIASQQTWQNLPLRLMEVFAVLGFFILIAVNKLMGDTEVVSILTIGIFVAAAYKIIPGTVKILNSSGQMKTYEFILADLVVEESNKIQISETIDERISSLKFEKVSFSYPEKPVLNEVYFEMAPGDIMGISGNSGRGKTTIINLLTGFLELTAGGIYINDKITAATTRRLYRKNISLVKQQPFFIYDTIAKNVVLDDAAIDEERLAEVLAFCGLNRLIAGYPEGIEKIITENGKNISGGQRQRIMLARALYHNCDLLILDEPFSEMDADAENEMLAKLQQLALQGTMIILITHNKASLGICNKMISF
- a CDS encoding glycosyltransferase family 4 protein; its protein translation is MRYVFVSYNYSPDFDDPEAWFVRTLGYTGLMDQLSKRHEVINVKQINYEGIVNHNNIAYHFVNFSKKKLRFNFRLNLYVKSLNPDIVIFHGLHQPVQLIQLGLMLDKHIPIIVQNHAEKPFPGGIKKWLQKLADKYAHAYLFASHDMGLEWVAAGNLKSPEKIHEVMEVSSVFFPIDRPKAESQTNTKNAPVFLWVGRLNDNKDPLNVVRAFLKFSQGSPGVKLYMIYHTEELLPEINELINASLNKEAIELIGKVPHADLLYWYNSVDFIISGSHYEGSGTAICEAMSCGCVPLVTDILSFRMITNNGECGVLYEPGNEAALLAVLQQTACMNVAEKRRLSMEYYKRNLSFEAIAEQIEEIAEGLV
- a CDS encoding GNAT family N-acetyltransferase, whose translation is MHSNGYRIERLTEDRLADMTSLHKAVYGKALPSDFFARKYNTAFTGVMYTGYLAYAGDVPAAFYGVIPCFINCDGQPVLAAQSADTMTHPDHRGKGLFIKLAELTYELCYQEDVRTLFGFPNQNSLPGFINKLDWQVSAQMECFIIPVKALPLERLANKFPALKGVYWWYVKKVIKQHASLQCGVPSTLLNEGFHGLHRDGHYLSHKTYTESFTIKTGDTSIWFRIADGMVIGDINIATNDLRDIIPRLKKIARRLGLRKLQFQVDKRSALNAFLKRYADPIPSFPVIVKDLGARMPLDKMAFAFADIDIF
- a CDS encoding polysaccharide deacetylase family protein; the encoded protein is MSIIQKIWSRSKRKAAYLSGDARHVLGLDKELYQNARGSRIILYHNVCKGDPHKFNTLFLTCERFEEHLQYYKKYFNVVSLDDYYAGNFSDEKFNICLTFDDGLANNYHYVLPLLTKYRIPATFFVTAIRDAGFDILWNDMLSIAGYYGPEKFTYKDQTYRKNRNNKYVDENGALYADKLRSTGFNEKAALMSFLEQLTGFKANRQDDDYWLQMTPAQIKTMSASAYVSIGAHGYYHNDLARISSTSATSEMTMCRQYLENLTGKQINSFAFPYGSYNELVLKDAKAAGYTQLLATDFINTGDGQDNTLRERFTVNPFISTANQLNAIIRGSYA
- a CDS encoding amidohydrolase family protein; translation: MVLNNVTIPGNDIAVSISISEGKIVQVAPAIANDREQLTFVGAIAFPGLINSHDHLDFNLFPQLGNQTYESYTEWGKHIHRAYADEIASVLKIPVALREQWGIYKNLLCGVTTVVNHGEKTIINDPLITVFENCQSIHSVLFEKNWKKRLNNPLKIGLPVVIHSGEGSNTAAHTEIDQLIKWNLFRRKLVGVHGVAMGTRQAKHFKALVWCPESNYFLFDKTAAIHELKAKTGILFGTDSTLTGHWDIWHHIRLARKTQMLTDHELYHSLTSLPAKIWQLNTGSFIAGLDADIVIAKSNGKPSLQAFYDVTPDDILLVMHKGEILLFDESLYHQLTGIITQSYNKILTGNSFKYIQGDIHGLIAEIKRYKPDAGFPVPYPIQPAA
- a CDS encoding class I SAM-dependent methyltransferase; the protein is MIQTVKNYIKQRFFPPNILEKNSVDAYDIWAENYDQQPGNLMLDLDEILFPRLVTDAIITGKNVADIGCGTGRHWEKLFALSPKKLTGFDTSGGMLARLQQKFPSANIYRITDDLFGDMPSGGFDTIVSTLTVAHIKNIEAALQAWMRILKPNGDIIITDFHPHTLANGGKRTFKHGDSFIAVENYVHPVNTIKDLLLNNNFKLVAEQEIKIDESMKHYYADKNALHVYDRYKGFPIIYGLHLRRTDGTE